From Aerosakkonema funiforme FACHB-1375, a single genomic window includes:
- a CDS encoding damage-control phosphatase ARMT1 family protein, which translates to MKQRNFPDPELMPPPIKGSDEGSFAHSSVAVRLGVIAKRVIAENDFTPEIVENLEKLIQEIPYGLVRPLQDTHSPDLAAWTSYLEPFQNCNWLEIPWYFAEAYFYRRILEATHYFQPGRWQAVDPFEYQKNLGLSTAIDAIAALSNFVNNAIQDIHPNKTYLKELIYFDLWGNRADMSLWPAGEVEQNRVESEREKSYILADDTSKVADRIASFSSTRIDFIIDNAGFELIGDLCIADFLLTTNAAGTVYFHLKAHPTFVSDATIKDVIYTTEFLAKSSDRDVKAFALRLKNYIANNRLKLREHLFWTSPLPLWEMPDTIVNDLARSHLIFLKGDANYRRSMGDRHWPFTTPYGDIVSYFPAPLVALRTLKSELAAGLQTAQIEMLNHQDPDWLTNGQWGVIQFVDRS; encoded by the coding sequence ATGAAACAAAGAAACTTTCCAGATCCAGAATTAATGCCCCCACCGATCAAAGGGTCGGACGAAGGATCTTTCGCTCACTCCTCAGTTGCAGTGCGCTTAGGGGTAATTGCCAAACGAGTTATCGCCGAAAACGATTTTACCCCAGAAATTGTCGAAAACCTGGAAAAACTAATTCAAGAAATACCCTACGGATTGGTGCGACCGCTCCAAGACACCCACAGCCCGGATTTGGCAGCATGGACATCTTATCTAGAACCCTTCCAAAATTGCAATTGGCTGGAAATTCCCTGGTATTTTGCCGAAGCCTACTTTTATCGGCGCATTTTGGAGGCGACCCATTATTTCCAACCCGGAAGATGGCAAGCAGTCGATCCATTTGAATATCAAAAAAATTTGGGTTTGTCAACAGCAATAGATGCGATCGCTGCCTTAAGCAACTTTGTTAATAACGCCATTCAGGATATCCACCCCAACAAAACATATTTGAAAGAATTAATCTATTTCGATTTGTGGGGCAATCGCGCCGATATGAGTTTGTGGCCTGCTGGCGAAGTCGAGCAAAACCGAGTCGAGTCGGAGCGCGAAAAATCTTATATTCTAGCAGATGATACATCAAAAGTTGCCGATCGCATTGCCAGCTTCAGCAGCACGCGCATAGACTTCATCATCGATAATGCAGGTTTTGAACTGATCGGCGATTTGTGCATAGCCGATTTCCTGCTGACAACTAATGCGGCGGGAACAGTTTACTTCCATCTGAAAGCTCATCCTACATTTGTTTCCGATGCGACCATAAAAGATGTCATTTATACTACAGAATTTCTGGCTAAATCCAGCGATCGCGATGTGAAAGCGTTTGCTTTACGGTTAAAAAACTATATTGCTAACAATCGTTTAAAGCTGCGCGAACATCTGTTTTGGACATCGCCCCTACCCTTATGGGAAATGCCAGATACAATTGTTAACGATTTAGCTCGATCGCATTTAATCTTCCTTAAGGGAGATGCGAATTACCGCCGCAGTATGGGAGATCGCCACTGGCCGTTTACCACTCCCTACGGAGATATTGTCTCCTACTTTCCGGCACCGCTTGTTGCTTTACGCACTCTTAAATCGGAACTCGCCGCCGGACTGCAAACAGCGCAAATAGAGATGCTAAATCATCAAGACCCTGATTGGTTAACGAATGGGCAATGGGGAGTAATTCAGTTTGTCGATCGCAGCTAA
- a CDS encoding 2Fe-2S iron-sulfur cluster-binding protein, with protein MAVYQVRLVNEAIALDRTIAVPDSEYILDIAEQVGIRLPSGCKQGDCSACIAKLIEGEVDQSEQKFLRPQEVAAGYTVTCVAYPLSDCTLLTHQEQVLYQSSLYFSSKTQPSQSAIQS; from the coding sequence ATGGCAGTTTATCAAGTCCGGCTGGTAAATGAGGCGATCGCACTCGATCGGACGATCGCAGTTCCCGATTCCGAGTATATTCTAGATATTGCCGAACAAGTTGGCATCCGGTTGCCATCTGGCTGCAAGCAAGGAGATTGTTCTGCCTGTATTGCTAAGCTGATTGAGGGTGAAGTAGACCAAAGCGAACAAAAGTTTCTGCGTCCCCAAGAAGTAGCGGCTGGCTACACCGTTACTTGTGTAGCATACCCTTTATCGGATTGTACTTTGCTGACGCATCAAGAACAAGTTTTATATCAATCTTCTCTTTATTTTTCCTCAAAAACACAGCCATCTCAGTCGGCAATTCAAAGTTAA
- the ftsH gene encoding ATP-dependent zinc metalloprotease FtsH, with product MKTQTRSESAYSTFIDRVESSQVQRVIIKPNVSLGGTASHRIEYTLKPEFGFQQYYTNFSGNLEKLTSLLENHGVEFNTPNDSEMTAGILGLLLSTGLLMGLFAWLLKFSNSGGSIGVGMGLGKSNARVYKGGKTGTTFADVAGVDEAKFELQEVVDFLANGEKYRQIGAKIPKGVLLVGPPGTGKTLLAKAIAGEAGVPFLNMSGSEFVEVFVGVGASRVRDLFDKAKRQAPCIIFIDELDAIGKTRGGGIPNGGNDEREQTLNQLLTEMDGFDGNDGVIVIAATNRPEILDPALRRPGRFDRQVLVDRPDKSGRLEILRVHARAVTLGENVDLEVIAAQTAGFVGADLANLVNEAALMAARHNRQAVLMADFKEAIERVIAGLEKRSRILTPIERQTVAYHEVGHALVGALMPGSGKVTKISIVPRGLGALGYTLQMPEDDRFLMTEDELRGKLATLLGGRSAEEIIFGKVSTGASDDIQKATDLAERAVTQYGMSSTLGPVAFEKNSAQFLEGSSSRRSISTEVATEIDRQVKQSIDKAHDMAQEILRLNRDLLESTTQVLLEKEVLEGEELQGILDRVKAPAGLNLWLVKG from the coding sequence ATGAAGACCCAAACCCGTTCAGAATCAGCTTACAGCACATTTATCGATCGGGTCGAATCGTCCCAAGTTCAACGGGTGATTATCAAACCCAATGTCTCCCTTGGGGGAACTGCTTCGCATCGGATTGAATACACCCTGAAACCCGAATTTGGCTTTCAGCAATACTATACAAATTTCTCTGGCAACCTTGAAAAACTAACGAGCTTGTTGGAGAATCACGGTGTAGAATTCAACACTCCCAACGACTCGGAAATGACTGCGGGTATCTTGGGATTGCTGCTTTCTACCGGACTGCTGATGGGTTTGTTCGCATGGCTGCTGAAATTCAGTAACTCAGGTGGTAGCATCGGCGTGGGTATGGGTTTGGGCAAAAGTAATGCACGAGTTTACAAAGGCGGTAAAACTGGCACCACTTTTGCTGATGTCGCAGGTGTGGATGAGGCGAAGTTTGAACTGCAAGAAGTGGTTGATTTCTTAGCCAATGGCGAGAAATACCGCCAAATTGGGGCAAAAATTCCGAAAGGAGTGCTTTTAGTTGGCCCTCCGGGAACTGGTAAGACGCTGCTGGCGAAAGCTATTGCTGGGGAGGCGGGGGTTCCTTTCTTGAATATGTCTGGATCGGAATTCGTGGAAGTTTTTGTAGGGGTGGGTGCTTCGCGGGTGCGCGATTTGTTCGACAAAGCTAAAAGGCAGGCTCCTTGTATTATCTTTATTGATGAACTGGATGCGATCGGTAAAACTCGCGGTGGCGGTATTCCCAACGGCGGTAATGACGAACGTGAACAAACTTTGAACCAATTGCTGACAGAAATGGACGGTTTTGATGGTAACGATGGCGTCATTGTAATTGCAGCTACCAATCGTCCGGAAATCCTCGACCCAGCATTACGTCGTCCCGGTCGTTTCGATCGCCAAGTGTTAGTCGATCGCCCGGATAAAAGCGGTAGATTGGAGATCTTGCGGGTTCATGCGCGTGCGGTAACTCTGGGTGAAAATGTCGATTTGGAGGTTATCGCCGCTCAAACGGCTGGTTTTGTCGGTGCAGATTTAGCTAATCTGGTAAATGAAGCGGCGCTGATGGCTGCACGCCACAATCGTCAGGCAGTTTTGATGGCAGATTTTAAAGAAGCGATCGAACGAGTGATTGCCGGATTGGAAAAGCGATCGCGCATTCTTACACCAATTGAGCGACAAACTGTAGCTTATCACGAAGTCGGTCATGCTTTGGTGGGCGCACTGATGCCTGGTAGTGGTAAGGTAACGAAAATCTCGATCGTACCTCGCGGATTGGGGGCTTTGGGCTATACTTTGCAAATGCCGGAAGACGATCGCTTTTTGATGACAGAAGATGAGTTGCGTGGAAAATTGGCGACTTTGTTGGGTGGGCGATCGGCTGAGGAAATCATCTTTGGTAAAGTATCTACAGGCGCTAGTGATGATATCCAAAAAGCAACGGATCTAGCCGAACGTGCCGTTACGCAGTATGGTATGAGCAGTACCCTTGGCCCTGTGGCGTTTGAGAAGAATTCCGCGCAGTTTTTGGAGGGAAGTAGTTCTCGACGGTCGATTAGTACTGAAGTCGCGACAGAGATCGATCGTCAAGTCAAACAAAGCATTGATAAAGCGCACGATATGGCGCAGGAAATTTTGCGACTCAATCGCGATTTGTTGGAGTCTACAACTCAAGTTTTGTTAGAGAAAGAAGTGTTGGAAGGTGAGGAACTGCAAGGGATTTTAGATCGGGTAAAAGCACCAGCCGGATTGAATCTTTGGTTAGTAAAGGGTTAG